In a single window of the Phycisphaerales bacterium genome:
- a CDS encoding BtpA/SgcQ family protein, translating to MLHLPALPGAPHNRLTLAEILARVQRDAAMLVEQGIDGLLLENYGDTPFYPGRVPAAVVAQMTTVALEVRRAHALPLGINVLRNDARSALGIAAAVGAELIRVNILCGARVTDQGLIQGQAHALLRQRRELGVEGVRILADVDVKHSAPLGAPRAVAEEVADLLERGGADAVIVTGGGTGRPADREHLRAVYVAAGAAPVLVGSGVTAETVMELAPTADGFIVGTWLKEGGDVTRPVDPARVRALVAAVRAVDSR from the coding sequence ATGTTGCACTTACCTGCGCTGCCCGGCGCACCGCACAATCGCCTCACGCTCGCGGAGATCCTAGCGCGCGTGCAACGCGATGCCGCCATGCTGGTGGAGCAGGGGATCGATGGTCTGCTGCTTGAGAATTACGGCGACACACCGTTCTACCCCGGTAGAGTGCCAGCCGCCGTCGTTGCCCAGATGACCACCGTCGCGCTCGAAGTGCGCCGGGCACATGCCTTGCCACTCGGGATCAATGTGCTTCGCAATGATGCCCGGAGTGCGCTTGGCATCGCTGCTGCGGTGGGTGCGGAGTTGATCCGTGTCAACATTCTCTGTGGCGCGCGCGTGACCGATCAGGGCTTGATCCAGGGTCAGGCCCACGCCCTGTTGCGCCAGCGACGGGAACTTGGTGTCGAGGGCGTACGCATCCTGGCGGATGTGGATGTGAAGCACTCGGCGCCGCTCGGGGCGCCGCGCGCCGTGGCCGAGGAGGTGGCCGACCTGCTTGAGCGCGGCGGGGCCGACGCCGTGATCGTCACCGGGGGCGGCACCGGCCGACCGGCGGATCGTGAGCATCTTCGAGCGGTTTACGTGGCGGCGGGCGCGGCGCCCGTGCTCGTCGGCAGTGGTGTGACGGCCGAGACCGTAATGGAGCTGGCACCCACGGCAGATGGCTTTATCGTTGGGACCTGGCTGAAGGAAGGGGGCGACGTGACCCGGCCGGTAGATCCGGCGCGTGTCCGCGCCCTGGTTGCGGCCGTGCGTGCCGTTGACTCACGCTGA
- a CDS encoding redoxin family protein: MKRSIPGIVALYIMAALAVPSWAQEVGMNAPALAVGEWVKGEPVDLAKGKGEKVYVVEFWATWCGPCITSIPHLSAIQKKYGPKGVEVIGISSSDQDLEVVKKFVERMGDKMAYHVAWEDRAKRETSKAYMEAFKQNGIPHAFVIDKQGKIVWHGHPMAALEPVLEMVLSGDYTIEKIAQIEEEIAKKQRAIGNTVRAYFELLQQENPEGLDQAARKVWEAIHEDAQFLNEVSWNILTAEDLKHRDLKFALKLAERADELTKGEDADIVDTLARALFENGNLDAAIKHQKRAVELAKGDERREAAFRKVLEEYEAKAKERS, from the coding sequence ATGAAGCGATCCATCCCTGGAATCGTTGCGTTGTACATCATGGCAGCCCTGGCGGTGCCGTCATGGGCGCAGGAAGTAGGCATGAATGCGCCGGCCCTGGCGGTGGGCGAGTGGGTGAAAGGTGAGCCCGTCGATCTCGCCAAGGGGAAGGGTGAGAAGGTCTACGTGGTCGAGTTCTGGGCGACCTGGTGCGGCCCGTGCATCACGAGCATCCCGCACCTCAGTGCGATTCAGAAGAAGTACGGCCCGAAGGGCGTCGAGGTCATTGGCATCAGCAGCAGTGACCAGGATCTGGAAGTGGTGAAGAAATTCGTAGAGCGCATGGGCGACAAGATGGCGTACCACGTCGCCTGGGAAGACCGTGCGAAGCGCGAGACCAGCAAGGCCTACATGGAGGCCTTCAAGCAGAACGGCATCCCGCACGCGTTCGTCATTGACAAGCAGGGCAAGATCGTGTGGCACGGTCATCCGATGGCCGCCCTGGAGCCAGTGCTCGAGATGGTTCTGTCGGGTGACTACACGATCGAGAAGATCGCCCAGATTGAGGAGGAAATTGCCAAGAAGCAGCGCGCGATCGGTAACACGGTCAGGGCGTACTTCGAGCTCCTGCAGCAGGAGAACCCGGAGGGTCTGGACCAGGCGGCCCGAAAAGTTTGGGAAGCCATTCACGAAGACGCGCAGTTCCTGAACGAGGTTTCCTGGAACATCCTGACGGCCGAGGATCTCAAGCACCGCGATCTGAAGTTCGCCCTCAAGCTCGCTGAACGGGCGGATGAACTCACCAAGGGGGAGGACGCGGACATTGTCGATACACTCGCACGCGCGCTGTTCGAGAACGGCAACCTCGATGCGGCGATCAAGCATCAAAAGCGCGCGGTGGAACTCGCCAAGGGTGATGAGCGCCGCGAAGCCGCGTTTCGGAAGGTGCTTGAAGAATACGAAGCCAAGGCGAAGGAACGCAGCTAG